Proteins encoded together in one Neisseria lactamica window:
- a CDS encoding aminodeoxychorismate/anthranilate synthase component II encodes MLLFIDNYDSFTYNIVQYFAELGQEVAVRRNDDITLEEIEALNPQYLVIGPGPCSPKEAGISVAAMRHFASRLPIMGVCLGHQTIGEAFGGRIVRAKTLMHGKVSPVSHSGKGMFRGLPNPVTCTRYHSLVIERGTLPDCLEITAWTEDGEIMGVRHKEYAVEGVQFHPEALLTEHGHDMLNNFLIEFQNFKPQKI; translated from the coding sequence ATGCTTTTGTTTATCGACAATTACGACAGTTTTACTTACAACATCGTCCAGTATTTCGCTGAATTGGGGCAGGAAGTCGCCGTGCGCCGCAACGATGATATTACGTTGGAGGAAATCGAGGCATTGAATCCGCAATATCTCGTTATCGGGCCCGGTCCGTGTTCGCCCAAAGAAGCGGGGATTTCCGTGGCGGCGATGCGCCATTTTGCCAGCCGGCTGCCGATTATGGGCGTGTGCCTCGGGCATCAGACGATAGGCGAGGCGTTCGGCGGCAGGATAGTCCGCGCCAAAACGCTGATGCACGGTAAGGTGTCGCCCGTGTCCCATTCGGGCAAGGGTATGTTTAGGGGGTTGCCCAATCCGGTTACCTGTACGCGTTATCACAGCCTCGTTATCGAACGCGGCACGTTGCCGGATTGCTTGGAAATCACGGCTTGGACGGAAGACGGCGAGATTATGGGTGTGCGCCATAAGGAATATGCCGTCGAGGGCGTGCAGTTTCACCCCGAAGCCCTCTTGACCGAACACGGACATGATATGTTGAACAATTTTTTAATCGAATTTCAAAACTTCAAACCGCAAAAAATCTGA
- the trpD gene encoding anthranilate phosphoribosyltransferase has product MITPQQAIERLISNNELFYDEMTDLMRQIMSGQVPPEQIAAILTGLRIKVETVSEITAAAAVMREFATKVPLEDADGLVDIVGTGGDGAKTFNISTTSMFVAAAAGAKVAKHGGRSVSSSSGAADVMEQMGANLNLTPEQIAQSISQTGIGFMFAPNHHSAMRYVAPVRRSLGFRSIFNILGPLTNPAGAPNQLLGVFHTDLCGILSRVLQQLGSKHVLVVCGEGGLDEITLTGKTRVAELKDGKISEYDIRPEDFSIKTRRNLDEIKVADTQESLLKMNEVLEGREGAARDIVLLNTAAALYAGNIAASLSDGISAAREAIDSGRAKSKKEEFVGFTRQFA; this is encoded by the coding sequence ATGATTACACCGCAACAGGCCATCGAACGATTAATCAGCAATAACGAGTTGTTTTACGATGAAATGACCGACTTGATGCGTCAGATTATGAGTGGACAGGTTCCGCCGGAGCAGATAGCGGCCATTTTGACAGGATTGCGTATCAAGGTTGAAACCGTTTCCGAGATCACCGCCGCCGCCGCCGTGATGCGCGAGTTTGCGACAAAAGTGCCGCTGGAGGATGCGGACGGGCTGGTCGATATCGTCGGTACGGGCGGGGATGGTGCGAAAACCTTCAATATTTCGACAACTTCGATGTTTGTTGCCGCAGCGGCAGGCGCGAAGGTTGCCAAACACGGAGGCCGGTCGGTCTCTTCCTCCAGCGGTGCGGCTGACGTGATGGAGCAAATGGGCGCAAACCTCAACCTGACTCCCGAACAGATTGCCCAAAGTATCAGCCAGACCGGTATAGGGTTTATGTTCGCGCCCAATCACCACAGCGCTATGCGCTATGTCGCCCCGGTGCGCCGTTCGCTCGGTTTCCGAAGTATTTTCAATATATTGGGTCCATTGACCAATCCTGCGGGCGCGCCAAACCAACTTTTGGGCGTGTTCCACACCGATTTGTGCGGTATTCTTTCCAGAGTATTGCAACAACTTGGTTCCAAACACGTTTTAGTTGTTTGCGGGGAGGGCGGTTTGGATGAAATTACACTGACGGGCAAAACGCGCGTTGCCGAACTCAAAGACGGAAAAATCAGCGAATACGACATCCGCCCCGAAGATTTCAGTATCAAAACCCGCCGCAATTTGGATGAAATCAAAGTTGCCGATACTCAGGAATCTTTGTTGAAAATGAACGAGGTGCTGGAAGGAAGAGAAGGGGCGGCACGCGATATCGTATTGCTCAACACCGCCGCCGCCCTGTATGCCGGAAATATCGCTGCTTCGCTTTCAGACGGCATATCTGCCGCACGGGAAGCGATTGATTCAGGTAGGGCCAAATCGAAAAAAGAGGAGTTTGTCGGTTTTACACGGCAATTTGCCTAA